From the Halalkalicoccus sp. CGA53 genome, one window contains:
- a CDS encoding phosphate/phosphite/phosphonate ABC transporter substrate-binding protein: MAGEFVFAATVRDDPDDVEREYAPLADWMGSETGVPTRIDPVQNDSTAITALATGQAHVAYLSGGPSWVGWQEYGLEPLAVEADEEGDTYYVAAAWVRSDGGIETIEDLEGVDSCHTGDLTGAGMLIPMAHLAHEGLVSFEEDDDVTAIRTAVEEFFGDPVVGGGYVGALQCLSEGHGDVAFVRKSTPEEYCGGDDAEGWCLNMNEYELLAEFAEVPSHPIMASPEASDAERELLQEALLALNDDPEGQEILADVLGVYRLTTATSEEHLGAYGELIEILPGIEDHLLE; this comes from the coding sequence GTGGCCGGGGAGTTCGTCTTCGCGGCTACGGTGCGCGATGACCCGGACGACGTCGAACGGGAGTACGCACCCCTCGCCGACTGGATGGGCTCCGAAACCGGCGTTCCGACGCGGATAGATCCCGTCCAGAACGACAGCACCGCGATCACCGCCCTGGCCACGGGACAGGCCCACGTGGCGTATCTGAGCGGTGGCCCCTCCTGGGTCGGCTGGCAAGAGTACGGCCTAGAGCCGCTCGCCGTCGAAGCCGACGAGGAGGGCGATACGTACTACGTGGCCGCGGCCTGGGTCCGGTCTGACGGGGGGATCGAGACAATCGAAGACCTGGAGGGCGTCGACAGCTGTCACACGGGAGACCTGACCGGGGCGGGAATGCTGATCCCGATGGCCCATCTCGCTCACGAGGGTCTGGTCTCTTTCGAGGAGGACGACGACGTCACGGCCATCCGGACAGCCGTCGAGGAGTTCTTCGGCGACCCCGTCGTCGGCGGGGGCTACGTCGGGGCGCTGCAGTGTCTCTCCGAAGGGCACGGGGACGTGGCGTTCGTGCGAAAGAGCACGCCGGAGGAGTACTGTGGAGGGGACGATGCGGAGGGATGGTGCCTGAACATGAACGAGTACGAACTGTTAGCGGAGTTCGCGGAGGTTCCAAGCCACCCGATCATGGCCAGCCCGGAGGCGAGCGATGCTGAGCGAGAACTGCTCCAAGAGGCACTCCTCGCGCTCAACGACGATCCGGAGGGCCAGGAGATCCTTGCGGACGTCCTGGGCGTGTACCGACTGACGACCGCAACGTCCGAAGAACACCTCGGTGCCTACGGGGAGTTGATCGAGATTTTGCCCGGCATCGAGGACCACTTACTCGAGTGA
- a CDS encoding translation initiation factor IF-6: MLRTTFSGSSAVGVFARATDSCVLVRRDAEEDTCEGIESELGVPVIPTTIGGASTVGALAAGNGNGLVVSSQVTDVEREALEGAGLSVTELPGKINAAGNVVLANDTGAYVHPELPEGAVEAVENGLDVPVERGDLATLRTVGAAAVATNRGVLCHPKATDAELDFLEELLGVPADIGTINYGAPLVGSGLVANENGYVVGNETTGPELGRIDDALGYID, translated from the coding sequence GTGCTTCGGACGACTTTCTCCGGCTCGTCGGCCGTCGGCGTCTTCGCACGTGCGACCGACAGCTGTGTGCTCGTCCGACGCGACGCCGAGGAGGACACCTGCGAGGGGATCGAGTCAGAGCTCGGCGTCCCCGTGATCCCGACGACGATCGGCGGTGCCTCGACCGTTGGCGCGCTCGCCGCCGGCAACGGCAACGGCCTCGTCGTGAGCAGCCAGGTCACCGACGTCGAGCGCGAGGCACTGGAGGGGGCCGGCCTCTCTGTCACCGAGCTCCCGGGGAAGATCAACGCGGCGGGCAACGTCGTTCTGGCGAACGATACAGGCGCCTACGTCCACCCCGAACTTCCCGAGGGTGCGGTCGAGGCCGTCGAGAACGGACTCGACGTGCCCGTCGAACGCGGTGACCTCGCGACGCTCCGGACGGTGGGTGCCGCAGCCGTGGCGACGAACCGTGGCGTGCTCTGTCACCCGAAGGCCACGGACGCCGAACTCGACTTCCTCGAAGAGCTACTCGGGGTTCCGGCTGACATCGGCACGATCAACTACGGCGCGCCGCTGGTCGGTTCCGGGCTGGTCGCCAACGAGAACGGCTACGTCGTCGGGAACGAGACGACTGGCCCCGAACTCGGCCGGATCGACGACGCGCTGGGTTACATCGACTGA
- a CDS encoding 50S ribosomal protein L31e, whose amino-acid sequence MSASDFEERVMTVPLRKANAEAKHKRAKKAMSLVRSHLAQHFKVEESDVRLDGSINEAVWARGSKRPPRKLRVRAARFQEAGESIVEAELAE is encoded by the coding sequence ATGAGCGCGAGCGACTTCGAGGAACGGGTGATGACCGTTCCCCTGCGGAAGGCGAACGCCGAGGCGAAGCACAAGCGCGCGAAGAAGGCGATGTCGTTGGTGCGATCGCACCTCGCACAGCACTTCAAGGTCGAGGAGAGCGACGTGCGCCTCGACGGCTCGATCAACGAGGCCGTCTGGGCCCGTGGGTCGAAACGTCCCCCGCGCAAACTCCGCGTCCGGGCGGCCCGGTTCCAAGAGGCCGGCGAGTCGATCGTCGAGGCCGAACTCGCGGAGTAG
- a CDS encoding 50S ribosomal protein L39e, producing the protein MGKKTKAKKKRLAKLERQNARVPAWVMIRTDRDVMRNPKRRNWRRSDTDE; encoded by the coding sequence ATGGGTAAGAAGACGAAGGCGAAGAAAAAGCGCCTCGCCAAACTGGAGCGCCAGAACGCGCGCGTCCCGGCGTGGGTGATGATCCGAACCGACCGCGACGTGATGCGAAACCCCAAGCGCCGAAACTGGCGGCGTAGCGACACCGACGAGTGA
- a CDS encoding PRC-barrel domain containing protein codes for MRTTFTDDDEGKAVVNESGDEIGVVEAVEDGSAHVNPNPNLTDSISSKLGWGEADEDTYRLDDGRVERITENQVVVRD; via the coding sequence ATGCGAACCACGTTCACCGACGACGACGAGGGTAAAGCGGTCGTAAACGAGAGCGGCGACGAGATCGGCGTGGTCGAGGCCGTCGAGGACGGCTCCGCACACGTCAACCCGAATCCGAACCTCACCGACAGTATCTCCTCGAAACTCGGCTGGGGCGAGGCCGACGAGGACACCTACCGGCTCGACGACGGCCGCGTCGAGCGGATCACCGAGAACCAGGTCGTCGTCCGGGACTGA
- the thpR gene encoding RNA 2',3'-cyclic phosphodiesterase: protein MRLFVSVDLPEDLADPITDLQEDFARADGLRFTDPEQAHLTLKFLGETDGSRVNELSSAIERGVEESEVSPFVAQFGGLGVFPSLEYISVVWLGVEEGTEDLTRLQGAIEARTVGIGFDPEDHEFTPHVTLARMDHAGGKEVVQEVVTSRAPVVGEMHVEEVRLTESELTPEGPAYSTVERFPL from the coding sequence ATGCGACTGTTCGTCAGCGTCGACCTCCCCGAGGACCTCGCCGACCCGATCACCGACCTGCAGGAGGACTTCGCCCGTGCGGACGGCCTCCGGTTCACCGACCCGGAACAGGCCCACCTCACGCTGAAGTTCCTCGGCGAGACGGACGGGAGTCGGGTGAACGAGCTCTCGAGCGCGATCGAACGCGGCGTCGAGGAGAGCGAGGTCTCGCCGTTCGTCGCACAGTTCGGCGGCCTCGGCGTCTTCCCCTCGCTCGAGTACATCAGCGTCGTCTGGCTCGGCGTCGAGGAGGGTACCGAAGACCTGACCCGGCTCCAGGGGGCGATCGAAGCTCGAACGGTGGGGATCGGCTTCGACCCGGAGGACCACGAGTTCACCCCGCACGTCACGCTCGCGCGGATGGACCACGCTGGCGGGAAGGAGGTGGTACAGGAGGTCGTCACGAGCCGTGCGCCGGTCGTGGGCGAGATGCACGTCGAGGAGGTCCGACTCACCGAGAGCGAACTCACTCCGGAAGGGCCTGCCTACAGCACCGTCGAACGGTTCCCGCTATGA
- a CDS encoding SHOCT domain-containing protein — MGDSGGKYDLTEIFVVKFVLADIVIIAALLFAGPIYAVAITALLVVSVFLVWYLMERTGGDEESAREPDPVTRLQARYAAGDLTEREFEERLDRLIDANERAERAGVETEELSLDRAD, encoded by the coding sequence ATGGGAGACAGCGGCGGGAAGTACGATCTCACCGAGATCTTCGTCGTCAAGTTCGTCCTCGCCGACATCGTCATCATCGCGGCCCTGCTGTTCGCCGGACCGATCTACGCCGTCGCGATCACCGCGCTGCTCGTCGTGAGCGTCTTCCTCGTCTGGTACCTGATGGAGCGCACCGGAGGCGACGAAGAGAGCGCGAGGGAACCCGATCCCGTGACACGATTGCAGGCGCGCTACGCCGCGGGCGACCTCACCGAGCGGGAGTTCGAAGAACGGCTGGACAGACTGATCGACGCGAACGAACGCGCCGAGCGGGCGGGCGTCGAGACCGAGGAGCTCTCGCTCGATCGGGCGGACTGA
- a CDS encoding tetratricopeptide repeat protein produces the protein MTDDEDRDHRYSEGRGFEDPYGAFDLEPPEFRVDPDEVDPVDSHVVSDLLDERQIAKEDVDVESLIDVGLSYMEINRHEQATEAFARAAMFAEEDSPLEAEAWVNKGVAHAELEEYDEAAGSHREALRADDRGEHAALAETNLSYALWELGEDDEAFYHAERSVELDDHFPQGWYNRGFMQLERGLAEEALRSFDNAMKLGMRSVDVYEEKARALEMLGRDEEAEEVAAHAEELREHAEERLIE, from the coding sequence ATGACCGACGACGAGGACAGAGACCACCGCTACTCCGAGGGGCGCGGCTTCGAGGACCCCTACGGCGCGTTCGACCTGGAGCCGCCGGAGTTCCGGGTCGACCCCGACGAGGTCGACCCCGTCGACTCCCACGTCGTCTCCGACCTGCTCGACGAGCGCCAGATCGCGAAGGAGGACGTCGACGTGGAGTCGCTGATCGACGTCGGCCTCAGTTACATGGAGATCAACCGCCACGAGCAGGCGACCGAGGCGTTCGCCCGTGCCGCGATGTTCGCCGAGGAGGACAGCCCACTGGAAGCCGAGGCCTGGGTGAACAAGGGCGTCGCCCACGCCGAACTCGAGGAGTACGACGAGGCGGCCGGCTCCCACCGCGAGGCGCTCCGGGCCGACGACCGTGGCGAACACGCCGCGCTCGCGGAGACGAACCTCTCGTACGCGCTCTGGGAACTCGGCGAGGACGACGAGGCGTTCTACCACGCCGAACGCTCGGTCGAACTCGACGACCACTTCCCGCAGGGCTGGTACAACCGCGGATTCATGCAGCTCGAACGAGGCCTGGCCGAGGAGGCGCTCCGGAGCTTCGACAACGCGATGAAACTCGGCATGCGATCGGTCGACGTCTACGAGGAGAAGGCGCGCGCACTGGAGATGCTCGGGCGCGACGAGGAGGCCGAGGAGGTGGCCGCCCACGCCGAGGAGCTCCGCGAGCACGCCGAAGAACGACTGATCGAATGA
- a CDS encoding DUF424 domain-containing protein, with protein MIIRERETPKGLLVSVCDSEVLGETFEDGEVSLTVTEEFYAGEEADEERVVDGLARATVANLVGERCVALAIDHGFVEEGNVLEVGGTVHAQLLWLNRF; from the coding sequence ATGATCATCCGCGAGCGCGAGACGCCGAAGGGACTGCTGGTCTCGGTCTGTGATTCCGAGGTCCTCGGCGAGACCTTCGAGGACGGCGAGGTGTCGCTCACCGTCACCGAGGAGTTCTACGCCGGCGAGGAGGCCGACGAGGAGCGGGTCGTCGACGGGCTCGCCCGGGCGACCGTCGCGAACCTCGTCGGCGAACGGTGTGTCGCGCTCGCGATCGACCACGGCTTCGTCGAGGAGGGAAACGTCCTCGAGGTCGGCGGGACGGTCCACGCGCAGCTGCTCTGGTTGAACCGGTTCTGA
- a CDS encoding cysteine desulfurase, whose translation MQESAPLDVDRLREDFPILDREFNGRRLVYLDNAATTQTPNQVIDSISEYYRTYNANVHRGIHQLSQEASIAYEEAHDRVAEFIGASGGREEVVFTKNTTEAENLVAYAWGLEELGPGDEIVLTEMEHHASLVTWQQIGAKTGADVKYVRITDEGELDMDHARELITDSTEMVSVVHTSNALGTINPVSELADLAHDHGSLIFVDGAQAVPNMPVDVEEIDADLYAFSGHKMAGPTGIGCLYGKKRVLEEMQPYLFGGEMITKVTFDEATWNELPWKFEAGTPPIAQGVGLAAAIDYLEEIGMERIRAHEEWLTEYALDRLSEYDDVEVYGPTEAEKRGGLVAFNLGSVHAHDLASITNDYAVAIRAGDHCTQPLHDVLGVAASARASFYLYNTREEIDRLVEAIDGARELFA comes from the coding sequence ATTCAGGAGTCCGCACCGCTCGACGTCGACCGGCTCAGGGAGGACTTCCCGATCCTCGATCGGGAGTTCAACGGCCGGCGGCTGGTCTACCTCGACAACGCGGCGACGACGCAGACGCCGAACCAGGTGATCGACTCGATCAGCGAGTACTATCGCACCTACAACGCGAACGTCCACCGGGGGATCCACCAGCTGAGCCAGGAGGCCTCCATCGCGTACGAGGAGGCCCACGACCGGGTCGCCGAGTTCATCGGCGCCTCGGGGGGCCGCGAGGAGGTCGTCTTCACGAAGAACACGACCGAGGCGGAGAACCTCGTCGCCTACGCCTGGGGCCTAGAGGAGCTCGGCCCGGGTGACGAGATCGTCCTCACGGAGATGGAACACCACGCCTCGCTGGTCACCTGGCAGCAGATCGGAGCGAAGACCGGTGCGGACGTGAAGTACGTTCGGATCACCGACGAGGGCGAACTCGACATGGACCACGCCCGAGAGCTGATCACCGATAGTACCGAGATGGTCTCGGTGGTTCACACCTCGAACGCGCTCGGGACGATCAACCCCGTCTCGGAGCTCGCCGACCTCGCCCACGATCACGGGTCGCTGATCTTCGTCGACGGCGCGCAGGCGGTGCCGAACATGCCGGTCGACGTCGAGGAGATCGACGCCGACCTCTACGCCTTCTCGGGGCACAAGATGGCCGGCCCGACGGGGATCGGCTGTCTCTACGGGAAGAAGCGGGTGCTGGAGGAGATGCAGCCCTACCTCTTCGGCGGCGAGATGATCACGAAGGTCACCTTCGACGAGGCGACCTGGAACGAACTGCCCTGGAAGTTCGAGGCGGGCACGCCGCCGATCGCCCAGGGCGTCGGTCTCGCGGCGGCGATCGATTATTTAGAGGAGATCGGCATGGAACGGATCCGCGCCCACGAGGAGTGGCTGACCGAGTACGCCCTCGATCGGCTCTCGGAGTACGACGACGTGGAGGTCTACGGGCCGACGGAGGCCGAAAAGCGGGGCGGACTCGTCGCGTTCAACCTCGGATCGGTCCACGCCCACGACCTCGCATCGATCACGAACGACTACGCGGTGGCGATCCGCGCTGGCGACCACTGCACCCAGCCGCTGCACGACGTACTGGGGGTGGCCGCATCCGCCCGCGCTTCCTTCTACCTCTACAACACGCGCGAGGAGATCGACAGGCTGGTCGAGGCGATCGACGGGGCGCGCGAACTGTTCGCCTGA
- a CDS encoding winged helix-turn-helix domain-containing protein, protein MSEDVPPEETYALLADGTRVAIVRALGESDGPRSFTALRERVGVRDSGRFNYHLQRLVGTFVERTECGYVLTDDGERVAESLDG, encoded by the coding sequence GTGTCCGAAGACGTCCCGCCCGAGGAGACGTACGCGCTGCTCGCGGACGGGACGCGCGTCGCGATCGTTCGGGCGCTCGGCGAGAGCGATGGACCCCGGTCGTTCACGGCGCTCAGGGAACGGGTCGGTGTCCGTGACAGCGGGCGGTTCAACTACCACCTCCAGCGACTCGTCGGGACGTTCGTCGAGCGAACCGAGTGCGGGTACGTCCTGACTGACGACGGGGAGCGGGTCGCCGAGTCGCTCGACGGCTGA
- a CDS encoding DUF7351 domain-containing protein — MTDQVADDRDLSPEAAFALLGDETRITTIRVLGDAGGGPLTFSELRERVGARDSGRFNYHLGKLVGTFLRRVEGGYELTYAGHRIVGAILSGEYTQHASGETFVIDSACYRCGEPLSATYEDERVTIRCPDCDDQRASFGFPPGGFEGRSIEELTRAFDDWVMGVLRMISAGICFNCAGKMTGTLTDESPYLDDDEAVGVEFTCDRCGDNATLSVNSFLLFEPAVVAFHYDHGIDVDEVDTWNVSFHDDGVEVLSDDPWRVRSTLSLDSDSLSILVDEELSVTVESR, encoded by the coding sequence ATGACCGATCAGGTGGCCGACGACCGCGACCTCTCGCCCGAGGCGGCGTTCGCCTTGCTCGGCGACGAGACACGGATCACCACGATCCGGGTCCTGGGCGACGCCGGCGGCGGGCCGCTCACCTTTTCGGAGCTCAGAGAGCGCGTCGGCGCCCGCGACTCGGGTCGGTTCAACTACCACCTCGGGAAGCTCGTCGGGACGTTCCTCAGACGGGTCGAAGGTGGCTACGAACTCACCTACGCCGGCCATCGGATCGTCGGCGCCATCCTCTCTGGCGAGTACACACAGCATGCGAGCGGCGAGACGTTCGTCATCGACTCGGCCTGCTACCGCTGCGGTGAGCCCCTCTCGGCGACGTACGAGGACGAACGCGTGACGATCCGCTGTCCGGACTGTGACGACCAGCGCGCCTCCTTCGGCTTCCCGCCCGGCGGGTTCGAGGGCCGGTCGATCGAGGAGCTGACGCGGGCGTTCGACGACTGGGTGATGGGCGTCCTCCGGATGATCTCCGCCGGGATCTGTTTCAACTGCGCGGGGAAGATGACGGGCACGCTCACCGACGAGTCGCCGTATCTCGACGACGACGAGGCCGTCGGCGTCGAGTTCACCTGCGATCGCTGTGGCGACAACGCGACGCTCTCGGTGAACTCGTTCCTGCTGTTCGAGCCCGCCGTCGTCGCCTTCCACTACGACCACGGGATCGACGTCGACGAGGTCGACACCTGGAACGTCTCGTTTCACGACGACGGTGTCGAGGTCCTCTCGGACGACCCCTGGCGCGTCCGATCGACCCTCTCGCTCGACAGCGACTCGCTCTCGATCCTCGTCGACGAGGAGCTCTCGGTGACCGTCGAGAGCCGATAG